AGAAAAGCAAGAGTCGATGAACAAAGGGCCAGAGACGGCGAAGAAGAATACGAAGAAAGCTTCTTACGGCTATCAGTGACGTGAGAAGACGCTTCTCATGACGTCAACCGCGCGCCCATCTTTCCTATATAACCTTCCGTCCCCGGTCCTCTccctgtactctctctctctctcagtttcTCCTTATATATCGAAAATGACGACCAGACCAAACGAGAGAAAGGGAGGAAACAACCAAATAACGCCGGACGCCGTTCCGTACGGATCCACAGGATCGTGCGCGGCCGTGAAACTTCGCACTCCGCCGGCAGTGGACGGCCCATACACGTCTCCCACTACtacgtcgtcgtcctcctcctcctcctcctcctcctcctcggcctctTCTTCCAGCGGCGTGGAGGGTAGGGGGATGCGGCGGATGGTGGCGGAGAACCCGGTGGTGGTTGTGGGGCGGAGGGGTTGCTGCATGTGCCACGTGGCGAGGCGGCTGCTGCAGGGGCTGGGAGTCAACCCCGCTCTGTGCGAGCTGGGCGAGGAGGCGGCGGAGTTCGAGGTTGCCGGCGGAGATCTCCGGCGGCCAGATATGCTCCCGGTGGTGTTCGTGGGGGGCAGGCTGCTGGGTGGGATCGATCGCCTCGTCGCCGTCCACATCACCGGCGAGCTCGTGCCCATCCTGAAGGATGCCGGCGCTCTCTGGCTCTGATCCTTTTCCTTTTTCTGCTTAGCATATAAATTAGGAGATATGGTTCGAAAGGGTGATTGATTTGCTGTCAACCGTTTGATTTTGCATCAATCGTCGCAAAACTTATCCTTTGCAAAATCATGAAAACGgtaaaacaaaaacaagaaattTGTCTTTGCACATGCAAATTAAAAAGGGTGTTTTTCTGTTTTTTCACTGCACATGTGGCAGGTGGCGATCGATCGATCGTTCACCTGCGGCTCACCGTTGTCGTGCCGGAAGTCGGTGCGTCAATCAGGTTAAGCTTCAGCACGTGCGCGTGCAGGTGCCATCTTCCGGGTTGTACGTCATTGCTTGCATATAAAAGCAATAGTCACCGGCCACCGTCACGTGGTGGCCGTCCGTGTTCCATGCGGGACGAACGTCACTGAATGCGCATCAACGCATCGGTATGTCACATTCCAAGGGCTCCATGTCATCCTTGAAACCACGTGGTTTTCTCACTCGATGTGTTCCATCGTCGAAAGATGATAGGTGAGTCGGAGGCAAAAGGGTAGCCCACGTCAAACGGAAAACACGTGACGACCAATTCCCGCATGGCCTCACTGGCGGTGTTATCCTACGGTGTAAACGTAGAAGACCAATTCCCGCATGGCCTCACTGGCGGCGGCCGCATTCCCGTCAACGCTGTCTTAGGGCAACGAGATTTCCATCGCAATCGACTCGGTTTGCGAATGAGACCGATATCTTTGAGACTTGGTGCGCACAAGGCGTCATCGAGAGAGAGTCGATCTATGAGCTTGTCAAAGTCGTCAAACTCCGTGTTCTTGACGTGCATTCTCGTTGGCTGGCGCTGATGACTCGTAGAACTGGAACTCTACAGGCTTGTTAGGCCTTTCGTGGGCTAATTCCTGGCCAACACGACACGGTTTAATTTGCATCCATTTTTCATTATTTCCTATCGGCAAAATTGATGTTTACTCTCGAATATTTATTGGAGATTAATGtatttttgaaagtataaatAATAACTcagaataataataattcataaaTTATCTTGGAAATGGATGTTAAGGTTCCATGGATTCCATTAATCTTTGATCAAACAACTCGTTAAacttgttgggctggcagcccacaaattcagtccatagtgggcttgggcaaccCACAGCTcatccctcttaacctaaccctaattaacattaagaGGTAGCTACGTTTTAAAGACAGAAAAAGGTATAAATAGGACAGCAGAAGGAAATAgctacgggattccaaagaaaaggagaaaaacaagacagaaaaggaagagaaagaaagagaagaagacaaggacaacgcagagaggttgttctcaatcatctagcagtgttctcatctcatgttagatcaaatctacagtagactcttgctgtgattaattGGGAATGTTTTATGTATTATagccagtgacgtgatccttgtatcctagttattctcttgtgattgttgttagggtttagggcaagagatttgtatattcatttttctcatagtggattatctttagtttgccccGTAGTTTTTACTCTTCATATTGAtg
The window above is part of the Musa acuminata AAA Group cultivar baxijiao chromosome BXJ2-6, Cavendish_Baxijiao_AAA, whole genome shotgun sequence genome. Proteins encoded here:
- the LOC135615480 gene encoding monothiol glutaredoxin-S9-like, whose translation is MTTRPNERKGGNNQITPDAVPYGSTGSCAAVKLRTPPAVDGPYTSPTTTSSSSSSSSSSSSASSSSGVEGRGMRRMVAENPVVVVGRRGCCMCHVARRLLQGLGVNPALCELGEEAAEFEVAGGDLRRPDMLPVVFVGGRLLGGIDRLVAVHITGELVPILKDAGALWL